The Microbacterium sp. KUDC0406 genome includes a window with the following:
- a CDS encoding ABC transporter permease, with amino-acid sequence MQYGKYLWGVLQGDFGHDFNGNSVSTLIATALPYTVVLALSAFVLKLIIGVCLGVWAGLRQGKFPDKFNLFFTIFFLAVPGFIIAYFSQYLFGIKLHWLPISGVRMGFPIAFIMPAMVLALETASPLARLSRTSLVDVMRSDYIVTATAKGIGPQRIMWVHALRNAFMPVVTYLGLSIAALLGGSVLIETIFNLPGLGGTLNRAIETQNGPVVVGVSIFLLLFYLVAALIVDLLYPIIDPRVRHA; translated from the coding sequence GTGCAGTACGGGAAGTACCTCTGGGGCGTGCTGCAGGGTGACTTCGGCCACGACTTCAACGGCAACTCGGTCTCCACGCTGATCGCCACGGCGCTGCCCTACACGGTGGTGCTCGCGCTGTCGGCGTTCGTGCTCAAACTCATCATCGGTGTGTGCCTTGGCGTGTGGGCCGGACTGCGGCAGGGGAAGTTCCCCGACAAGTTCAACCTGTTCTTCACGATCTTCTTCCTGGCGGTGCCGGGCTTCATCATCGCCTACTTCTCGCAGTACCTGTTCGGCATCAAGCTGCACTGGCTGCCGATATCCGGGGTGCGGATGGGGTTCCCGATCGCGTTCATCATGCCCGCGATGGTGCTGGCGCTCGAGACGGCTTCGCCGCTCGCCCGGCTCAGCCGCACCAGCCTGGTGGACGTGATGCGGTCGGACTACATCGTCACGGCGACCGCGAAGGGGATCGGTCCCCAGCGGATCATGTGGGTGCACGCCCTGCGCAACGCCTTCATGCCCGTCGTCACCTACCTCGGCCTGAGCATCGCGGCCCTGCTGGGCGGATCGGTCCTCATCGAGACGATCTTCAACCTGCCGGGTCTCGGCGGCACGCTGAACCGGGCGATCGAGACGCAGAACGGCCCCGTCGTCGTGGGCGTCTCGATCTTCCTGCTGCTCTTCTACCTGGTGGCCGCGCTGATCGTCGACCTGCTCTATCCGATCATCGACCCGAGGGTGCGCCATGCGTGA
- a CDS encoding ABC transporter permease, producing the protein MRESTTSLITAKRRRGRPRSGLRSLWKSPFFDIAALIIIVVTLMALFPALFTHIDPRDCDLSMSRVGPEPGHPMGFDIQGCDYWSNIVYGARTSLEVGVYTAAISFVIALIAGSLAGYFGGVLDSIISWTANVILGIPVGIASLVILYQFRSRTVWTIVFVLVLFSWAATMRYMRSSVMQVRNLEYIQAARGLGVGPWRILRSHVIPNAVTPLIVMTTLSVGAGMAAEAGFSILGVGLKLPAFSWGIQIALASQDGNWQIAPLLMFFPTLMLGLTTLAFVVLGESLRDALDPKARR; encoded by the coding sequence ATGCGTGAGTCCACCACCTCGCTCATCACCGCCAAGCGCCGGCGCGGACGCCCGCGCAGTGGCCTGCGCAGCCTGTGGAAGAGCCCGTTCTTCGACATCGCCGCGCTCATCATCATCGTCGTCACGCTGATGGCGCTGTTCCCGGCCCTGTTCACGCACATCGACCCGCGCGACTGCGATCTGTCCATGTCGCGCGTGGGACCCGAACCCGGTCACCCGATGGGCTTCGACATCCAGGGCTGCGACTACTGGTCGAACATCGTGTACGGCGCGCGCACGTCGCTCGAGGTCGGCGTCTACACCGCGGCGATCTCGTTCGTGATCGCTCTGATCGCGGGGTCGCTCGCCGGCTACTTCGGGGGTGTCCTCGACTCGATCATCTCCTGGACCGCGAACGTCATCCTCGGCATCCCGGTCGGCATCGCGAGCCTGGTGATCCTCTACCAGTTCCGCTCCCGCACGGTGTGGACGATCGTGTTCGTCCTGGTGTTGTTCAGCTGGGCGGCGACCATGCGCTACATGCGCAGCTCGGTCATGCAGGTGCGCAATCTGGAGTACATCCAGGCTGCCCGCGGACTGGGCGTCGGACCCTGGCGCATCCTTCGTTCGCACGTGATCCCGAACGCCGTCACCCCGCTGATCGTCATGACCACGCTGTCCGTCGGCGCCGGTATGGCGGCCGAGGCCGGATTCTCGATCCTCGGCGTCGGCCTCAAGCTGCCTGCGTTCTCGTGGGGCATCCAGATCGCCCTCGCGAGCCAGGACGGCAACTGGCAGATCGCGCCGCTGCTGATGTTCTTCCCCACGCTGATGCTGGGTCTGACCACGCTCGCCTTCGTCGTGCTGGGTGAGAGCCTGCGCGACGCCCTCGACCCGAAGGCCCGCCGATGA
- a CDS encoding ABC transporter ATP-binding protein: MTALLDVQNLSLEFRSPGSPPIAALQDVSFTLDRGETLAVLGESGSGKSITAKAIMGILPKPASHITGGRIVFDGDDLLTLPAARLRKVQGARIAMVFQDALSALNPVQTVSTQIAELYRVHRGMSKKQAHAAAIEMMRAVRIPDAANRANDYPFQFSGGMRQRIMIAMALALDPDILIADEPTTALDATVQAQILELLGEITRERQMALLMITHDLGVAGQLADRALVMYAGRVAESGPIGPMFDSPAHPYTKGLLGSIPSAAHRGGDLPTIQGLPPDIAQRPPGCSFNPRCAYATAECRSVLPPLDLFTPERAAACHHKQEVIADVAVGA; encoded by the coding sequence ATGACCGCCCTGCTGGACGTCCAGAACCTGTCCCTCGAGTTCCGCTCGCCCGGGAGTCCGCCGATCGCCGCCCTGCAGGACGTCAGCTTCACGCTGGACCGCGGCGAGACGCTCGCCGTGCTCGGCGAGTCCGGCTCGGGCAAGAGCATCACCGCCAAGGCGATCATGGGCATCCTGCCCAAGCCGGCCTCGCACATCACCGGCGGGCGCATCGTGTTCGACGGAGACGACCTGCTGACGCTGCCCGCCGCGAGACTGCGGAAGGTGCAGGGCGCGCGGATCGCGATGGTGTTCCAGGACGCGCTGAGCGCGCTGAACCCCGTGCAGACGGTGTCCACCCAGATCGCCGAGCTGTACCGCGTGCACCGCGGCATGTCGAAGAAGCAGGCGCACGCCGCAGCGATCGAGATGATGCGCGCCGTGCGCATCCCGGATGCTGCGAACCGGGCGAACGACTATCCGTTCCAGTTCTCCGGCGGCATGCGCCAGCGCATCATGATCGCGATGGCGCTCGCACTGGATCCCGACATCCTGATCGCCGACGAGCCGACCACGGCGCTGGACGCGACCGTGCAGGCGCAGATCCTCGAACTGCTCGGCGAGATCACCCGGGAGCGGCAGATGGCGCTGCTGATGATCACCCACGATCTCGGCGTCGCCGGCCAGCTGGCGGATCGCGCACTGGTGATGTACGCCGGCCGGGTCGCCGAATCAGGTCCGATCGGGCCGATGTTCGACAGCCCCGCGCATCCGTACACGAAGGGTCTGCTCGGATCCATCCCCTCCGCCGCCCACCGAGGCGGAGACCTGCCCACCATCCAGGGGCTGCCGCCGGACATCGCCCAGCGTCCGCCCGGATGCAGCTTCAACCCTCGATGCGCGTACGCCACGGCCGAGTGCCGTTCGGTGCTGCCGCCGCTCGATCTGTTCACCCCCGAGCGGGCCGCCGCCTGCCACCACAAGCAGGAGGTGATCGCCGATGTCGCTGTTGGAGCTTGA